A single Crateriforma conspicua DNA region contains:
- a CDS encoding tagaturonate epimerase family protein — MKTLAKYSFGVGDRFAHEAEAQLAAFEKLAAQDVIVSPVWNKSNREHTFVGSEPPSVMAAAKAAIESRGWSHDWHVDADHIGLKTVDPFLPCSDFFTIDVADSIGKAPSDADLDAFVAKHGELVGTLELDGLSEPLTITADDVRRVGKQYLSACAEAAEIYRYIADKKGADEVIAEVSMDETDAPQTPPELLIILVALADQNVPLQTIAPKFTGRFNKGVDYVGDLTQFEKEFNDDLAVIAHAVKAYGLPENLKLSVHSGSDKFSLYPIIRQAMNRTGAGVHLKTAGTTWLEEIIGLAEAEGDGLALAKEIYQTAYDHVDEFCAPYASVIDIDRSQLPGADTVAGWSGSEMANVIRHDQSCPSFNPSVRQLLHVSFKVAAKAGQRYTDMLKANKEIVGTQVTKNIYDRHLKPLFVG; from the coding sequence ATGAAAACACTTGCCAAATACTCGTTTGGTGTCGGCGACCGTTTCGCCCATGAAGCCGAAGCCCAACTGGCCGCGTTTGAAAAACTAGCCGCTCAAGACGTCATTGTTTCACCGGTCTGGAACAAATCCAACCGCGAACACACCTTCGTCGGATCCGAACCGCCCAGCGTCATGGCCGCGGCAAAGGCTGCGATCGAAAGCCGCGGATGGTCGCATGACTGGCACGTCGATGCAGACCACATCGGGTTAAAAACGGTGGATCCGTTTCTGCCGTGCAGCGATTTTTTCACCATCGACGTGGCCGACTCGATCGGCAAAGCCCCCTCGGACGCAGACCTGGACGCGTTTGTTGCCAAGCACGGTGAACTCGTCGGCACCTTGGAACTGGACGGACTGTCCGAACCACTGACGATCACCGCCGATGATGTTCGGCGTGTCGGCAAACAATATTTGTCCGCCTGCGCCGAAGCCGCGGAAATCTATCGCTACATCGCTGACAAGAAAGGCGCCGACGAAGTCATCGCCGAGGTCAGCATGGACGAAACCGATGCCCCACAAACTCCGCCGGAACTGTTGATCATCTTGGTTGCCCTGGCCGACCAAAACGTTCCGTTACAAACAATTGCACCGAAGTTCACCGGGCGTTTCAACAAGGGTGTCGATTACGTCGGCGACCTGACGCAGTTCGAAAAGGAATTCAACGACGACTTGGCCGTCATCGCGCATGCGGTCAAGGCTTATGGCTTGCCGGAAAACTTGAAGCTTAGCGTGCATAGCGGCAGCGACAAATTCAGCCTGTATCCGATCATCCGCCAAGCGATGAATCGAACCGGCGCGGGTGTCCACCTGAAGACCGCCGGCACGACTTGGCTGGAAGAAATCATCGGACTGGCCGAAGCCGAAGGCGACGGACTGGCATTGGCCAAGGAGATCTACCAGACGGCCTACGACCATGTCGACGAATTCTGTGCTCCCTATGCCAGTGTCATCGACATCGACCGCAGCCAGTTGCCCGGCGCGGACACCGTCGCCGGTTGGTCGGGCAGCGAAATGGCCAACGTGATTCGTCACGACCAAAGCTGTCCCAGCTTCAACCCCAGCGTTCGGCAGTTGCTGCACGTGTCGTTCAAGGTCGCTGCCAAAGCGGGCCAACGGTACACCGACATGCTGAAAGCCAACAAAGAAATTGTCGGAACGCAGGTGACCAAAAATATCTATGACCGTCACCTGAAGCCCCTTTTCGTCGGCTAA
- a CDS encoding helix-turn-helix transcriptional regulator, which produces MAGLDLGMTILNLFGMADPSPASINEPAFVSQQVAEARRYYLDLKPSPYESLVVVCGGRERMRTDYIVARKDFPYYAIEMVAEGEGQLTLENVHHPLRAGSVFAYGPKTSHRIENCGAVGMKKYYVDFCGRRAKQLVDQTGLMSGKPLQVTALHELVDLFDMLDHDGRDDGAMSQQICTSILQLLMLKIQRLAVGPGANVPRCYDTYQTVRRHIEDNFMRLESVAQVAQECGITPIYLSRLFSRFGGGGAYQFLIRKKMNYAAELLLEESMLVKEVAERLGFADAFQFSRAFKRVYGVPPKQLIRQHTGRAEPAE; this is translated from the coding sequence ATGGCCGGTCTTGACCTGGGCATGACGATTCTTAACCTGTTTGGTATGGCCGACCCGTCTCCCGCATCGATCAACGAACCGGCCTTTGTGTCCCAGCAGGTCGCCGAGGCACGGCGGTATTACTTGGACTTGAAGCCGTCGCCTTACGAATCGTTGGTGGTCGTCTGTGGCGGCCGCGAACGTATGCGCACGGATTATATCGTCGCCCGAAAAGACTTTCCCTATTACGCGATCGAAATGGTGGCCGAGGGCGAGGGGCAGTTGACGCTGGAAAACGTTCACCATCCGCTGCGTGCCGGTTCGGTATTCGCCTACGGTCCCAAGACATCGCACCGCATCGAAAATTGTGGTGCGGTGGGAATGAAGAAGTACTACGTCGATTTTTGTGGGCGACGTGCCAAGCAGTTGGTCGATCAAACGGGGCTGATGTCGGGGAAACCGTTGCAGGTCACGGCGCTACATGAACTGGTCGACCTGTTCGACATGCTGGATCACGACGGCCGTGACGATGGCGCGATGAGCCAACAGATCTGTACTTCGATTCTGCAGTTGTTGATGTTGAAGATTCAGCGGCTGGCGGTCGGTCCCGGTGCCAACGTGCCCCGCTGTTATGACACGTATCAAACGGTGCGGCGGCACATCGAAGACAACTTCATGCGGCTGGAAAGTGTGGCCCAGGTCGCGCAGGAATGTGGGATCACGCCGATCTATCTGTCGCGACTTTTTTCACGCTTTGGTGGCGGCGGTGCTTATCAATTTTTGATACGCAAAAAAATGAACTACGCCGCCGAATTGCTGCTGGAAGAATCCATGCTGGTTAAAGAGGTAGCCGAGCGTTTGGGGTTCGCCGACGCTTTTCAGTTTTCCCGGGCCTTTAAACGCGTCTACGGTGTGCCTCCGAAGCAATTGATTCGGCAGCACACCGGACGTGCCGAGCCGGCGGAATAG
- a CDS encoding sulfatase family protein, which translates to MSFQANAETDKPNILYIMSDDHASQGIGAYQGRLSVLDPTPTLDRLAREGALLTNCFVTNSICTPSRAAIITGQYAHVNGVTTLNGKIEGERQFLAHLMKDAGYETAMVGKWHLKAEPAAFDFYTVLPGQGFYFNPIFRVRGPKPWPENEFRFNSYDSVHSSDAITNISLKWLKTRNQKDKPFFLMHHFKAPHDNFENAERYDWLYSGVTIPEPKSLWERGNHGPHGQPQYGTSVGKRNERRNMGDHMFVDDSLSDEAYKREAYQRYLKKFLRCVRGVDDNIARLLDHLESTGELDNTIIVYTADQGFMLGEHDYIDKRWMYEQSLRMPFIIRYPESIPAGERLDFIANNVDFAPTLLDFAGVDKPDFMQGRSFKPMLNGQPTPDDWPTATYYRYWMHMAHHDNPAHLGIRTKDRKLIYFYGKPLDAPGALDKPTDPYWEYYDLSEDPEEMNNLIEDPAYADEIKQMKAMLEEKMAEVGDKMP; encoded by the coding sequence ATGTCTTTCCAGGCGAATGCCGAAACGGACAAGCCGAACATTCTGTACATCATGTCCGATGATCACGCCTCACAAGGCATCGGCGCCTATCAGGGCCGATTGTCGGTGCTGGACCCGACGCCGACGCTGGACCGTCTGGCCCGCGAAGGCGCGTTGCTGACGAATTGCTTCGTCACCAATTCAATCTGCACACCCAGCCGCGCGGCGATCATCACGGGCCAATACGCCCACGTGAACGGCGTGACCACGCTGAACGGAAAAATCGAAGGCGAACGCCAGTTCCTGGCACATTTGATGAAAGACGCCGGATACGAAACCGCGATGGTGGGCAAATGGCACTTGAAAGCCGAACCGGCAGCGTTCGACTTTTACACCGTGTTGCCCGGCCAAGGTTTCTACTTCAATCCGATCTTCCGCGTCCGCGGCCCCAAGCCATGGCCGGAAAACGAATTTCGCTTCAACAGTTATGACAGCGTCCATTCGTCCGATGCGATCACGAACATCTCACTGAAGTGGCTGAAGACCCGAAACCAAAAAGACAAGCCGTTCTTTTTGATGCACCACTTCAAAGCGCCGCACGATAACTTTGAAAATGCGGAACGTTATGACTGGTTGTACTCCGGTGTGACCATCCCCGAACCGAAAAGCTTGTGGGAACGCGGCAACCATGGCCCCCATGGCCAACCGCAATACGGAACCTCGGTCGGAAAGCGGAACGAACGACGCAACATGGGTGACCACATGTTCGTCGACGATAGTTTGTCCGACGAAGCCTACAAACGCGAAGCCTATCAGCGTTACCTGAAGAAGTTCCTGCGCTGCGTTCGCGGCGTCGATGACAATATTGCACGCTTGTTGGATCACCTGGAATCCACCGGCGAACTGGACAACACGATCATCGTCTACACCGCCGACCAAGGATTCATGCTGGGCGAACACGACTACATCGACAAACGTTGGATGTACGAACAATCGCTCCGCATGCCTTTTATCATTCGCTATCCCGAATCAATCCCCGCGGGCGAACGACTGGATTTCATTGCCAACAACGTGGACTTCGCGCCGACGCTGTTGGATTTTGCCGGCGTCGACAAACCTGACTTCATGCAGGGCCGATCGTTCAAACCCATGTTGAACGGCCAACCGACCCCGGATGACTGGCCCACCGCGACGTATTATCGGTACTGGATGCACATGGCCCACCACGATAACCCGGCACACCTGGGCATCCGCACCAAGGATCGCAAGCTGATCTACTTCTACGGCAAGCCGCTGGACGCGCCCGGCGCCTTGGACAAGCCCACCGATCCCTACTGGGAATACTACGACCTGAGCGAAGATCCGGAGGAGATGAACAATCTGATCGAGGATCCCGCGTACGCCGATGAAATCAAGCAGATGAAGGCGATGCTGGAGGAAAAGATGGCAGAAGTCGGCGACAAGATGCCCTGA
- a CDS encoding PSD1 and planctomycete cytochrome C domain-containing protein gives MSDTPTVSKSAQDFTLKVLPMLKSKCFGCHGDDPEQLQGDFDMRARAALLGGGESGEAAIVPGDPDESPLVWAIRWEGLEMPPKENDRLTETQVQSVVSWIAAGAPWPSTREQNAIRAAAAKQRVTDDGVLVSTSGGTSDTWTHRRYQPDDLWAYQPLMTPIAPVSSGDPTEPAIAPEHVIDMLVDAAIEDAGLTPAKIASPQSLIRRVTFDLTGLPPSPELVDAFCKDYATDADAAWEALIDRLLAVPHFGERQAQHWLDVSRYADTGGMSNDYERSNMWRYRDYVVRSFNEDKPYDQFIIEQIAGDELADQSVAARLSADAATVRQVQISGDYTPREAEWIIATGFLRLGPWDSAMIEPEPARQMYLDDVVNSVGQTFLSTTMRCVKCHDHKFDPIPTRDYYRLYATFATTQMAERRVPFLPQENTDRLQTGRRQVQRMLDFAAAEKGKLIAKREAAARRWFDQRGLDYQDADQRRDLPDDQKPPRHVGLDHIEQGQLKVREQDEWIWTRRLERYEPMAQSVFNSGGSSAPKVNARKLRIKRNDEQPQTPECFILGGGDLTAPGDQVTPGVLSVCGLSTTGDAHLQTHEALGDDDPFRLTESIEGRRLGLARWIAHPDNPLTTRSIVNRIWQSHFGRGIAANPNNFGGKGGRPTHPELLDYLAHQLVDGGWKLKRLHRMILLSQTYRRAAVPVDAKAVARSDPDNHWLSYFPPRRLSAPEIRDAMLAATGELNRKVGGLPVMPEINMEVALQPRMIQFSLAPAYQPSATPDQRNRRTIYAYRVRGQADPFLELFNQPNPNESCERRESSAVTPQAFTLMYSDMVTDRSVAMALRLQQKHESPKDQLSAAFRIILGRSPSPEEIDRLVRYIDDMTEYHQQVQPTPVNYPRRITRSLVEEFSGKPFQYQEILPVFDRYTPDVKPTDVDAPTRSLADACLLLFNTNEFLYLQ, from the coding sequence TTGTCAGACACGCCAACCGTTTCGAAATCGGCCCAGGACTTCACGCTGAAAGTCCTGCCGATGCTGAAGTCCAAGTGTTTCGGCTGCCACGGCGACGACCCGGAACAGTTGCAAGGCGACTTTGACATGCGAGCCCGCGCGGCGCTGCTGGGCGGTGGCGAATCGGGCGAAGCCGCCATCGTGCCGGGTGATCCCGACGAAAGCCCTCTGGTCTGGGCGATCCGTTGGGAAGGCTTGGAAATGCCGCCGAAAGAAAATGACCGACTGACCGAGACTCAGGTCCAAAGCGTGGTGTCATGGATTGCGGCCGGGGCCCCCTGGCCATCGACGCGGGAACAGAACGCCATCCGCGCCGCGGCAGCCAAACAAAGAGTGACCGACGATGGCGTGCTGGTGTCCACCAGCGGCGGAACATCCGACACATGGACGCACCGGCGTTATCAACCCGATGACCTTTGGGCGTACCAACCCTTGATGACGCCGATTGCACCGGTCAGCTCGGGCGACCCAACCGAACCAGCCATTGCACCGGAGCACGTCATTGACATGCTGGTCGACGCCGCGATCGAAGATGCGGGGTTAACGCCGGCCAAAATTGCTTCACCACAATCATTGATTCGACGTGTCACGTTCGACTTGACCGGTCTGCCCCCCAGTCCCGAGTTGGTCGACGCGTTTTGCAAGGACTACGCGACGGATGCCGATGCAGCTTGGGAAGCGTTGATCGATCGCTTGCTGGCCGTACCGCACTTTGGCGAACGTCAGGCGCAACACTGGCTGGACGTTTCACGCTACGCCGACACCGGCGGGATGTCCAACGATTATGAACGTTCCAACATGTGGCGTTACCGCGATTATGTGGTTCGATCGTTCAATGAAGACAAACCTTACGATCAGTTCATCATCGAACAGATCGCTGGTGATGAATTGGCCGACCAATCGGTCGCCGCGCGTTTGTCGGCCGATGCGGCGACGGTCCGCCAAGTACAAATATCGGGCGACTATACGCCCCGGGAAGCCGAATGGATCATCGCCACCGGCTTTCTGCGATTGGGGCCGTGGGACAGCGCGATGATTGAACCCGAACCGGCACGTCAAATGTACTTGGATGACGTCGTCAACTCGGTCGGCCAGACCTTCTTGTCAACCACGATGCGGTGCGTCAAGTGTCACGACCACAAGTTTGATCCGATCCCGACGCGTGACTACTACCGCTTGTACGCGACCTTTGCCACGACGCAGATGGCCGAACGCCGCGTCCCATTCTTGCCACAAGAAAACACCGACCGCCTGCAGACCGGACGGCGACAGGTGCAACGGATGTTGGACTTTGCGGCGGCGGAAAAAGGCAAGCTGATCGCCAAACGCGAAGCTGCGGCACGACGATGGTTCGACCAGCGCGGCTTGGATTACCAAGACGCCGATCAACGACGCGACTTGCCAGACGACCAAAAGCCGCCCCGACACGTCGGTCTGGACCACATCGAACAAGGCCAACTGAAGGTCCGCGAACAAGACGAATGGATCTGGACACGACGACTGGAACGCTACGAACCGATGGCGCAAAGCGTTTTCAATTCCGGCGGTTCATCGGCGCCCAAAGTCAACGCACGCAAACTTCGTATCAAGCGAAACGACGAACAGCCCCAGACCCCAGAGTGCTTCATTTTAGGTGGCGGTGATTTGACCGCACCTGGCGATCAAGTGACCCCCGGCGTGCTAAGTGTTTGTGGCTTATCCACCACCGGCGACGCACACCTTCAAACGCACGAGGCCCTCGGCGACGACGATCCGTTTCGCCTGACCGAATCGATCGAAGGCCGGCGACTGGGTTTGGCCCGCTGGATCGCCCACCCGGATAACCCGCTGACGACACGTTCGATCGTCAACCGGATCTGGCAGTCACATTTTGGCCGAGGCATCGCCGCCAATCCGAACAACTTCGGGGGCAAAGGCGGCCGCCCGACTCATCCGGAACTGCTGGATTATCTGGCCCACCAATTGGTCGACGGCGGTTGGAAACTAAAGCGACTGCATCGAATGATTCTGCTGTCGCAGACCTACCGCCGCGCCGCGGTACCGGTGGATGCAAAGGCGGTCGCCCGCAGCGATCCGGACAACCACTGGCTTTCCTACTTTCCACCGCGGCGGCTGTCTGCGCCGGAAATTCGCGACGCCATGCTGGCGGCCACCGGTGAACTGAATCGTAAGGTCGGCGGATTGCCCGTGATGCCGGAAATCAACATGGAAGTCGCACTGCAGCCAAGGATGATTCAATTTTCCCTGGCACCGGCGTATCAACCATCGGCAACTCCTGACCAACGGAACCGACGAACGATCTATGCGTACCGTGTTCGCGGCCAAGCGGATCCGTTTTTGGAATTGTTCAACCAACCCAACCCGAACGAATCATGCGAGCGGCGTGAATCGTCGGCTGTCACGCCACAAGCCTTCACGCTGATGTACAGCGACATGGTCACCGATCGCAGCGTCGCGATGGCATTGCGACTGCAGCAAAAACACGAGTCACCGAAAGATCAATTGTCGGCTGCGTTTCGAATCATTTTGGGCCGGTCTCCGTCGCCCGAAGAAATCGACCGTCTGGTCCGCTACATCGACGACATGACGGAGTATCACCAACAGGTCCAGCCGACGCCGGTGAATTACCCTCGGCGCATCACCCGATCACTGGTCGAAGAGTTTTCGGGCAAACCGTTTCAATACCAAGAAATCTTGCCCGTCTTTGATCGCTACACGCCTGACGTCAAGCCGACGGACGTGGACGCACCGACGCGATCGTTGGCCGACGCTTGTCTGTTGCTGTTCAACACGAACGAGTTCTTATACCTGCAGTGA
- a CDS encoding di-heme oxidoredictase family protein: MWHKRLLCGRASAWRWVILFGGLVVAPEMVSAVTPQDVATGRSLFEKQWQSSNPAMGSDGLGPLFNATSCVGCHHQGGVGGGGDSRFNANSIGLDAIKLSANALRSDVQRMVRTLHPSLVDSSGNLQATATLPHFGGTLPMRSLRQRYVAHSSSEFAAEGGAATPADVRENMTASWMWKGVTAKTGMEIEARIFQRNTTALFGAGLIDQVPDADLERQVAIQRRHPEVSGRLSILRDNTYGRFGWRGNLSRLADFVDQACANEMGLETKRREQPTDLGMPDYRNPGIDIREDQVLQVRDFIAALPRPVRATPRSSEHASEIALGERVFNKIGCNACHVKDMGQATELYSDLLLHDMGDRLYDYDAAEPDVVRAELIRQVVAIGAATETSGYRGRSVSLASSPTPILTREPVYQRTPRRSNALRDTVVIQPGDRFTRVRIINPGSCQQRNIHTPMQEQLAYRRTLRPSNVTQEWRTPPLWGVADSAPYMHDGRAETLAEAITMHGGEANGSRDRYLSLDFAQREALQTFLKSLIAPPTAPQPTTLAASR; encoded by the coding sequence ATGTGGCACAAGCGATTGTTGTGTGGCCGCGCAAGTGCGTGGCGCTGGGTGATTTTGTTCGGTGGGCTGGTCGTTGCACCGGAGATGGTCAGCGCGGTCACGCCCCAGGATGTTGCGACGGGTCGTTCACTGTTTGAAAAGCAATGGCAATCATCCAATCCTGCGATGGGCAGCGATGGACTGGGACCGCTATTCAATGCCACGTCTTGTGTGGGCTGTCACCACCAAGGCGGTGTCGGCGGTGGCGGTGATTCAAGGTTCAATGCGAATTCGATTGGCTTGGACGCGATCAAGCTTTCGGCCAATGCGCTGCGTTCAGACGTTCAGCGCATGGTGAGGACCTTGCATCCGAGTTTGGTGGACTCGTCGGGGAACTTGCAGGCCACCGCAACGTTACCCCATTTCGGCGGCACGTTGCCGATGCGATCTTTGCGTCAGCGATACGTCGCGCATTCTTCCTCCGAGTTTGCCGCGGAAGGTGGGGCTGCGACTCCGGCCGACGTCCGCGAGAACATGACAGCGTCTTGGATGTGGAAAGGGGTGACCGCCAAGACCGGGATGGAAATCGAAGCCCGTATTTTCCAACGCAACACGACGGCTTTGTTTGGGGCCGGACTGATCGACCAAGTCCCGGATGCCGATTTGGAGCGGCAGGTGGCGATTCAACGTCGACATCCGGAGGTCAGCGGACGCCTGTCGATCCTGCGTGACAACACTTATGGGCGTTTCGGTTGGCGAGGGAACTTGTCGCGGTTGGCCGACTTTGTGGACCAGGCTTGCGCCAACGAAATGGGTCTGGAAACCAAACGTCGCGAGCAACCTACGGATTTGGGGATGCCCGATTATCGCAATCCCGGTATCGATATTCGCGAAGACCAAGTTTTGCAGGTGCGTGACTTTATTGCCGCCCTGCCCCGCCCTGTGCGGGCCACGCCACGGTCGTCCGAACATGCCAGCGAGATCGCTTTGGGCGAGCGTGTGTTTAACAAGATCGGCTGCAACGCCTGTCACGTGAAAGACATGGGGCAGGCGACCGAGCTATACAGCGACCTACTTTTGCACGACATGGGGGATCGGCTTTATGACTATGACGCTGCGGAGCCCGATGTGGTGCGTGCCGAGCTGATTCGGCAAGTGGTTGCCATCGGAGCGGCGACAGAGACGTCCGGCTATCGAGGGCGATCGGTATCACTCGCTTCATCGCCAACGCCAATACTTACTCGAGAGCCCGTGTATCAAAGGACACCTCGCAGATCCAATGCTCTCCGCGACACGGTCGTGATTCAGCCCGGTGACAGGTTCACCCGTGTGCGAATTATCAATCCCGGAAGCTGTCAGCAACGAAATATTCATACCCCGATGCAAGAACAGCTGGCGTATCGCCGAACGCTGCGACCGTCCAATGTGACACAAGAATGGCGGACGCCGCCGCTGTGGGGCGTGGCCGATTCGGCACCCTACATGCACGACGGCCGGGCCGAAACGTTGGCCGAAGCCATCACCATGCATGGGGGCGAAGCCAATGGGTCGCGGGATCGCTATCTAAGTCTCGATTTTGCTCAGCGTGAAGCCTTGCAGACGTTTTTGAAGTCGCTGATCGCGCCGCCCACGGCTCCCCAGCCGACCACGCTTGCGGCCAGCCGCTGA
- a CDS encoding Na+/H+ antiporter NhaA: protein MSGHAQGKGGVIRFLVENSLLLIIGAVAALVWANTDGHSYHEFIHFDLAAMVSGDDGHGDAGHGDDGHGAEDHGDASHGDTAAADHGDDGHAEAGHGDDSHADGGGGHHGVTIHFLINDVLMALFFAIAGKEVWESLLPGGALANPRKAATPLLATLGGILGPVVVYLAGAALAGGDAFAAFKNGWAVPCATDIAFSYLVARFIFGGSHPAIAFLLLLAIADDAAGLIILAIFYPTQAIEPMWFLLTLAAIASAWALQKMRVQSHWWYLLGPGVMCWFSFYFAHIHPALGLVPIIPMLPHAQTDLGIFAREELNRDDTLNAFEHFWKVPVEYILGLFGLVNAGVVLSSVGTGTWLVLAGLLIGKPVGITLMTLLAEKGMKLQKPAGMDYRHVVTLGMVAGIGFTVALFVSVAAFKEPGAIQDSVKMGALLSFLAAPIAIAIGRGLGVRPESDDASGDPEAAAA, encoded by the coding sequence ATGTCAGGTCATGCGCAGGGCAAAGGCGGAGTCATCCGCTTTCTGGTCGAAAATTCGTTGCTGTTGATCATCGGGGCCGTCGCGGCCCTGGTGTGGGCCAATACCGACGGCCACAGTTATCACGAATTCATTCACTTCGATTTGGCAGCGATGGTGTCCGGCGACGACGGACACGGTGATGCCGGGCATGGTGACGACGGACACGGTGCCGAAGACCACGGCGACGCATCCCACGGCGATACCGCGGCGGCCGATCACGGTGATGATGGCCACGCGGAAGCCGGCCATGGTGACGATTCGCACGCCGATGGCGGTGGCGGACACCACGGGGTGACGATCCACTTTTTGATCAATGACGTTTTGATGGCCCTGTTCTTTGCCATCGCGGGCAAGGAGGTCTGGGAATCGTTGTTGCCCGGCGGGGCTTTGGCCAATCCGCGAAAGGCGGCGACGCCGTTGTTGGCGACCCTGGGCGGGATCCTGGGCCCGGTGGTCGTTTATTTGGCCGGGGCGGCGCTTGCCGGTGGCGACGCGTTTGCCGCGTTCAAGAACGGATGGGCGGTTCCCTGTGCGACGGACATCGCATTCAGTTACCTGGTGGCCCGGTTCATCTTCGGCGGCTCGCACCCCGCGATCGCCTTTTTGTTGTTGCTGGCCATCGCCGATGATGCGGCAGGGCTGATCATTCTGGCGATCTTCTATCCGACCCAGGCGATCGAGCCGATGTGGTTTTTGTTGACCCTCGCGGCGATCGCTTCGGCTTGGGCTCTGCAGAAAATGCGAGTCCAGTCGCACTGGTGGTACCTTTTGGGGCCCGGTGTGATGTGCTGGTTCTCGTTCTACTTTGCCCACATCCACCCCGCATTGGGGCTGGTGCCGATCATTCCCATGCTGCCACACGCCCAGACGGACTTGGGGATTTTCGCACGCGAAGAACTGAACCGGGACGACACGCTGAACGCGTTCGAGCACTTTTGGAAGGTGCCCGTGGAATACATCTTGGGCTTGTTCGGTCTGGTCAATGCGGGCGTCGTGCTCAGCAGTGTCGGTACCGGCACCTGGCTGGTCTTGGCCGGTTTGTTGATCGGCAAGCCGGTCGGCATCACCTTGATGACGCTTTTGGCCGAAAAGGGCATGAAGTTGCAAAAGCCCGCGGGAATGGATTACCGCCACGTGGTCACCCTGGGCATGGTCGCCGGGATCGGATTCACGGTGGCGTTGTTCGTTTCGGTCGCCGCGTTCAAGGAACCCGGTGCGATCCAAGATTCGGTGAAGATGGGGGCGTTGCTCAGTTTCCTGGCTGCACCGATAGCGATTGCCATCGGGCGTGGGCTGGGGGTTCGACCCGAGTCCGATGATGCGTCCGGCGATCCGGAAGCTGCGGCGGCTTGA
- a CDS encoding LOG family protein, producing MRPNDLPAEAIGEDELQRPQPAFDPLTTNDSQDLLRVMRHTIDRLDHDKTARGDLKLLSRTLRELRYAFKVFRPFRRRRKVTIFGSARTKPDHPDYQSAEEFARRMAGHGWMVVTGAGGGIMEAGHRGAGREASMGLNIMLPFEQSANEYIEGDPKLVTLKYFFTRKLMFLKESSAIVCAPGGFGTLDEALETLTLVQTGKQTMLPLVLLDHPKGDYWADLQKFFDRQLLRGGMISPEDVSLYKVTNSVQEAVDEVLGFYCVYHSMRYVKNELVFRLKEALTDEHLDQINTEFADILVKGTFRQGEPLPEEVGEPDLAPLPRLIFHFNRRNLGRLRMLINAINQRPGSGPDADCPSV from the coding sequence ATGCGTCCCAACGACTTGCCCGCCGAAGCGATCGGCGAAGACGAACTGCAGCGGCCCCAGCCGGCGTTTGACCCGCTTACCACCAACGATTCGCAGGACCTACTGCGGGTCATGCGGCACACGATCGACCGGCTGGATCACGACAAGACCGCTCGCGGGGATCTGAAGCTGTTGTCGCGGACGCTGCGTGAATTGCGATACGCGTTCAAGGTCTTTCGGCCGTTTCGTCGGCGACGCAAAGTCACGATTTTCGGATCCGCACGGACCAAGCCGGACCATCCCGACTATCAGAGTGCCGAGGAATTCGCACGTCGAATGGCGGGCCATGGTTGGATGGTCGTCACCGGCGCCGGCGGCGGCATCATGGAAGCCGGGCACCGCGGGGCGGGGCGCGAAGCGTCGATGGGGCTGAACATCATGCTGCCCTTCGAACAAAGCGCCAACGAATACATCGAAGGTGACCCCAAATTGGTCACGTTGAAGTATTTCTTTACACGCAAGCTGATGTTCCTGAAGGAAAGCAGTGCGATCGTGTGTGCCCCCGGCGGTTTTGGAACGCTGGATGAGGCCTTGGAAACGCTGACGCTGGTCCAAACCGGCAAGCAGACCATGTTGCCATTGGTTTTGTTGGACCACCCCAAAGGCGACTACTGGGCCGATCTACAGAAGTTCTTTGATCGGCAATTACTGCGGGGCGGCATGATCAGCCCCGAGGACGTCAGCCTGTACAAAGTCACCAATTCGGTTCAGGAAGCGGTCGACGAGGTGTTGGGCTTTTACTGCGTCTATCACTCGATGCGGTACGTCAAAAACGAATTGGTGTTCCGGCTGAAAGAAGCGTTGACCGACGAGCATTTGGACCAGATCAACACCGAATTCGCCGACATTCTGGTCAAGGGAACGTTCCGGCAAGGCGAGCCGTTGCCAGAGGAAGTCGGCGAACCCGATTTGGCCCCGCTGCCCCGTCTGATCTTTCACTTTAACCGCCGCAACCTGGGGCGATTGCGGATGCTGATCAACGCGATCAATCAGCGACCGGGCAGTGGTCCGGACGCGGATTGTCCCAGCGTCTGA